From the uncultured Trichococcus sp. genome, one window contains:
- the lepB gene encoding signal peptidase I has product MSFGNKDHYDQDSGFVSRNERFGVDKKKEIQPENRGSFLREVMNLILSVAIAFVLFIVIRTYLFYPFQVVGDSMVPTLESGDRLILNKLTDVDRFDIVVFPAPDGTEEEYVKRVIGLPGDEITYFQDDLYINGEKVEEHYLEPLKEGSDQALTGDFTLFSLTGEATVPEDMYFVLGDNRSVSKDSRVFGFIPAAEIEGTADLRLWPLNKIGIIDDNGAEE; this is encoded by the coding sequence ATGTCATTTGGCAATAAAGATCATTACGATCAGGACTCAGGCTTTGTTTCAAGGAACGAAAGGTTCGGAGTCGACAAAAAGAAAGAAATCCAGCCAGAAAACCGAGGCAGTTTTTTGCGGGAAGTCATGAATCTTATCCTTTCGGTGGCAATCGCTTTTGTGCTCTTCATAGTCATCCGGACGTATTTGTTTTATCCTTTCCAGGTCGTCGGCGATTCGATGGTGCCGACTTTGGAATCCGGGGACCGGTTGATCCTGAACAAATTGACTGATGTCGATCGTTTTGATATTGTGGTGTTCCCTGCTCCTGACGGTACCGAAGAAGAATACGTGAAGCGTGTCATCGGGCTGCCCGGTGACGAGATCACTTATTTCCAGGATGATTTGTACATCAACGGCGAGAAAGTCGAGGAGCACTATCTTGAGCCACTGAAAGAAGGCTCTGATCAGGCATTGACCGGGGATTTCACGCTCTTCAGCCTGACAGGGGAAGCGACGGTCCCAGAAGATATGTATTTCGTCTTGGGTGACAACCGCAGCGTCTCCAAAGACAGTCGTGTTTTCGGATTCATCCCGGCAGCAGAGATTGAAGGGACGGCCGATCTAAGACTGTGGCCGCTGAACAAAATCGGAATCATCGATGATAATGGTGCAGAAGAATAA
- the hslV gene encoding HslU--HslV peptidase proteolytic subunit, with translation MTTICAVQHNGRSAMAGDGQVTMGQSVIMKGTAKKIRRIYHDEVIVGFAGGVADAFTLEDKFEEKLNQYKGNLLRASIEVAKEWRGDRALQKLEALLIVMNKEQMLLVSGSGEVIEPDDGILTIGSGGNYALAAARALKRRGSDLSAKEIAYESLKIASEICVFTNDNIIVEEF, from the coding sequence ATGACAACAATCTGTGCAGTGCAGCACAACGGACGTTCAGCCATGGCGGGGGACGGTCAGGTGACGATGGGCCAATCCGTCATCATGAAAGGGACCGCAAAAAAAATCAGACGCATCTATCATGATGAAGTCATCGTCGGTTTCGCTGGCGGGGTAGCGGACGCATTCACCCTAGAGGATAAATTTGAAGAGAAACTCAATCAATACAAAGGGAACCTACTGCGCGCCTCCATCGAGGTGGCCAAGGAATGGCGGGGCGATCGCGCCCTTCAGAAGCTGGAGGCGTTATTGATCGTCATGAACAAGGAGCAGATGCTGCTTGTTTCCGGGAGCGGGGAAGTCATCGAACCGGATGATGGGATCCTGACGATCGGATCGGGCGGGAATTATGCCTTGGCCGCAGCAAGAGCCTTAAAAAGAAGAGGCTCCGATCTTTCCGCAAAGGAAATCGCTTACGAAAGTCTCAAGATTGCCTCAGAAATCTGCGTATTTACTAACGACAACATTATCGTTGAAGAATTTTAG
- a CDS encoding ribonuclease HII, which yields MKKPLSIAAIKEQLQEIQSLDDPRWTTIRADSRKGVQAAVKSWERNYQLDLALKERQIQMMTFEEELKVKGRLAIAGIDEVGRGPLAGPVVAAAVILPAELPFLPVNDSKQLSAKKREQLYDQIMAIADVGIGLISPETIDAVNIYEATKLAMMQAIANLKQEPDSLLIDAMKLPLPVEQQSIIKGDAKSVSIAAASIVAKVYRDRLMSEYALQYPHYGFEKNAGYGTQLHLSGLESHGITPIHRKTFDPIKSMLRGQ from the coding sequence ATGAAAAAACCGTTGAGCATCGCTGCCATCAAGGAACAGTTGCAGGAAATCCAATCGCTGGATGATCCACGTTGGACAACGATCCGAGCCGACTCCCGCAAAGGCGTCCAAGCTGCAGTCAAATCGTGGGAGCGGAATTATCAACTCGACCTCGCCTTAAAAGAGCGGCAAATCCAGATGATGACCTTCGAAGAGGAACTGAAGGTAAAGGGCCGGCTTGCCATCGCGGGAATCGATGAAGTCGGCAGAGGCCCTTTAGCCGGCCCGGTGGTCGCTGCTGCCGTCATTCTGCCGGCAGAGCTCCCTTTCCTTCCGGTCAACGATTCGAAACAGCTCTCTGCAAAAAAAAGGGAGCAACTTTACGATCAGATCATGGCCATTGCCGACGTCGGGATCGGTTTGATTTCACCCGAAACGATCGATGCCGTGAATATTTATGAAGCCACGAAACTGGCGATGATGCAGGCGATCGCCAACCTGAAACAAGAACCGGACAGTCTGCTGATCGACGCCATGAAGTTGCCGTTGCCGGTGGAACAGCAATCCATCATCAAGGGCGACGCCAAATCCGTCTCCATTGCTGCCGCCAGCATTGTCGCGAAAGTATACCGTGATCGCCTGATGTCCGAGTACGCCCTGCAATATCCGCACTACGGATTTGAGAAGAATGCCGGTTACGGAACCCAGCTGCACTTGTCGGGATTGGAAAGTCATGGCATCACCCCCATCCACCGGAAGACATTTGATCCGATCAAAAGCATGCTGAGAGGGCAATGA
- the xerC gene encoding tyrosine recombinase XerC, with amino-acid sequence MYNQELIDRFINYLAIERRYSDETVKAYLFDLKKFESFLEESGTSDLVAVQLYDVRLYLSFLDEQKLSRNTISRTLSSLRGFYHFLIRNDLLDENPLSYISFKKKQLRLPQYLYEEELEKLLRAAEGTEILDYRNRALVELLYATGIRVSECKNIKLQDISFDLGVILIFGKGNKERYVPFGHYAAAAIQEYLEMTRSELMSKHQRSHDFLFVNRLGDPLTAGGIEYILKQIMKKTGLTGTLHPHMLRHTFATDMLNNGADMRTVQELLGHASLSSTQIYTHVTKDALQRNYNQYHPRAKRDSKK; translated from the coding sequence TTGTATAATCAAGAATTAATCGATCGTTTCATAAACTATTTGGCCATTGAGAGGCGCTATTCCGATGAAACGGTCAAGGCCTATCTGTTTGACCTGAAAAAATTCGAATCCTTTCTTGAAGAAAGTGGAACCAGCGATTTGGTGGCGGTGCAATTGTATGATGTCCGCCTGTATCTGAGTTTTTTGGACGAACAAAAACTGAGCCGAAACACCATTTCGCGCACATTGTCCAGCCTGAGGGGGTTCTATCACTTTCTGATCCGCAATGACCTGCTTGATGAAAACCCTTTATCCTACATCTCTTTCAAGAAAAAGCAGCTGCGTCTGCCGCAGTACCTGTACGAAGAAGAATTGGAAAAACTGTTGCGCGCAGCTGAAGGGACCGAGATATTGGATTATCGGAATCGGGCGTTGGTGGAATTGTTGTATGCAACCGGCATCCGCGTCAGCGAATGCAAGAACATCAAGCTGCAGGATATTTCCTTCGATTTGGGCGTCATATTGATTTTCGGAAAAGGGAATAAAGAGCGGTATGTGCCGTTTGGGCATTATGCTGCCGCGGCCATACAGGAGTATCTGGAGATGACCCGATCGGAATTGATGTCAAAGCACCAGCGCAGCCACGACTTTCTCTTTGTGAATCGCTTGGGCGATCCGCTCACGGCGGGCGGCATTGAATACATACTGAAACAGATCATGAAAAAAACCGGATTGACAGGGACGTTGCATCCGCATATGCTGCGGCATACATTTGCGACCGACATGCTGAATAACGGAGCGGATATGCGAACCGTTCAGGAGCTGTTGGGACATGCCAGCCTGTCATCCACTCAAATCTATACACACGTAACGAAAGATGCCCTGCAAAGGAATTACAACCAATACCACCCAAGGGCGAAACGGGACAGCAAGAAATAG
- the ylqF gene encoding ribosome biogenesis GTPase YlqF, translated as MLIQWFPGHMAKAKREALEKLKMVDLVIELLDARIPESSRNPLIDDIIGSKPRLIVLNKADLADNTATKEWVEYFKQDNKAQRAVSISTLNNKDVENIKKELKAMMAHKTQAMIDKGVKPRAIRLMILGIPNVGKSTLINKLMQKNRAQTGNRPGVTKGQQWLKIGGDFELLDTPGILWPKFEDQLIGQKLALTGAIKDTVFHKDDVALFALRYFMQQYPGRLQAFYKVDEKDFEGAVPDLLMELTAKLRFGEDYSRASEKIIFDIRGGKLGPYTLDQVPVKAAEAGEGSSE; from the coding sequence ATGTTAATACAATGGTTTCCAGGCCACATGGCAAAAGCGAAACGTGAAGCGTTGGAAAAATTAAAGATGGTCGATCTGGTGATTGAATTGCTGGATGCGCGCATTCCGGAATCAAGCCGGAATCCTTTGATCGATGACATCATCGGAAGCAAGCCAAGATTGATTGTCCTTAACAAGGCCGATCTTGCAGATAATACAGCAACAAAAGAGTGGGTTGAATACTTTAAACAGGACAATAAAGCGCAGCGTGCCGTTTCGATTTCGACGCTGAACAATAAAGATGTAGAGAACATCAAAAAAGAACTGAAGGCGATGATGGCCCACAAGACGCAGGCGATGATCGATAAAGGCGTCAAACCCCGCGCCATCCGATTGATGATCCTCGGTATCCCGAACGTCGGGAAATCAACCTTGATCAACAAGCTGATGCAGAAGAACCGCGCTCAGACAGGCAATCGCCCCGGCGTAACCAAAGGGCAGCAATGGTTGAAAATCGGCGGCGATTTTGAATTGCTGGACACACCAGGAATACTGTGGCCCAAGTTCGAGGATCAGCTGATCGGGCAAAAGCTTGCCCTGACCGGGGCGATCAAGGATACCGTTTTCCATAAGGATGACGTCGCTTTGTTTGCGTTGCGTTATTTTATGCAGCAATATCCGGGCAGATTGCAGGCATTCTACAAGGTCGATGAAAAAGACTTTGAAGGTGCCGTTCCGGACCTGTTGATGGAGTTGACCGCGAAACTGCGTTTTGGCGAGGATTACAGCCGGGCCAGCGAAAAAATCATTTTTGACATCCGCGGCGGTAAACTGGGTCCGTATACCTTGGACCAAGTTCCCGTAAAGGCAGCGGAGGCTGGAGAGGGCTCTTCGGAATGA
- the topA gene encoding type I DNA topoisomerase, whose product MAYKYLIIVESPTKAKTIEKYLGRNYKVVASKGHLRDLPKSRMAVDIENDYQPDYISIRGKGDLIKELKKYAHKAEKIYLASDPDREGEAISWHLAHLLGLDPADNIRVVYNEVTKDAVREALKNPRPINMDLVSAQQARRILDRLVGYSISPILWKKVKKGLSAGRVQSVALKLIINREEEIAGFEPVESWTIDGTFLKDKHVFQAAFYGLDGKKLKLKTKEEADAVFEKITSNVFEISDVTKKQQKRNPAQPFTTSSLQQEAANKLNFRTRKTMMVAQELYEGIALGKEGSVGLITYMRTDSTRVSAGSIEEAHEYITGTYGPEYAIEKQRENKKAQSSQDAHEAIRPSSVLRVPSEIEAFLTKDQFKLYQLIWARFLASQMTPAIFDTMKVDLKHDDVMFRATGSKENFSGYRKVYVEGNAKEKDNLLPEMAVGDTVFSKDIEPNQHFSQPPARYSEATLIKALEENGVGRPSTYAPTIETIQKRYYVKVTAKRFEPTELGTIVNGLISTYFPDIVNISFTAGMEKDLDSVEEGKMEWVNVVDRFYKPFADELSKAEVEIEKIEIKDEPAGFDCELCGHPMVIKIGRFGKFYACSNFPECRNTKPIVKKINVTCPVCHKGEVIERKSKKNRIFYGCDRYPECEFISWDKPIGRDCPICQHYLIEKKVKGGIQVKCSHCEYEEDIQK is encoded by the coding sequence TTGGCTTATAAATATTTAATCATCGTGGAATCGCCTACCAAAGCCAAGACGATAGAAAAGTATCTTGGCAGAAACTATAAAGTGGTAGCCAGCAAGGGCCACTTGCGCGATTTACCAAAGAGTCGCATGGCGGTTGATATCGAAAATGACTACCAACCGGATTATATTTCCATACGCGGTAAAGGCGACCTGATAAAGGAATTGAAAAAATATGCCCATAAGGCAGAAAAAATTTACCTGGCTTCCGACCCGGATAGAGAAGGGGAAGCCATTTCGTGGCACCTCGCACACTTGTTGGGTTTGGACCCCGCTGACAACATCCGCGTCGTTTATAATGAAGTAACCAAAGACGCAGTCAGAGAAGCGTTGAAAAATCCGAGACCGATCAACATGGATCTTGTTTCGGCCCAACAGGCAAGAAGAATCTTGGATCGTCTGGTCGGATATTCCATTTCACCAATACTATGGAAGAAAGTCAAAAAAGGTTTAAGTGCTGGACGGGTTCAATCCGTTGCGCTTAAACTGATCATCAACCGCGAAGAGGAGATTGCCGGTTTCGAACCTGTGGAATCTTGGACGATTGATGGCACTTTCCTGAAGGACAAACATGTTTTCCAGGCAGCTTTTTACGGTTTGGACGGGAAAAAGCTGAAGCTGAAGACCAAAGAGGAAGCAGATGCGGTCTTCGAGAAGATTACGTCAAATGTCTTTGAGATCAGTGACGTGACGAAGAAACAGCAAAAACGCAACCCGGCTCAGCCGTTTACGACTTCCAGCCTACAACAGGAAGCTGCCAACAAACTGAATTTCCGTACGCGGAAAACGATGATGGTCGCGCAGGAACTCTATGAAGGGATCGCGCTCGGCAAAGAAGGCTCAGTTGGTTTGATCACCTACATGAGAACGGATTCCACCCGTGTGTCCGCCGGTTCGATTGAGGAAGCGCATGAGTACATCACAGGCACATACGGTCCGGAATATGCCATCGAGAAACAACGCGAGAACAAAAAAGCTCAATCGTCACAAGATGCGCATGAAGCCATCCGTCCTTCCAGTGTATTAAGGGTGCCAAGCGAAATCGAAGCTTTCTTGACGAAGGACCAGTTCAAACTGTACCAATTGATCTGGGCGCGCTTTTTGGCGAGTCAGATGACGCCTGCGATCTTCGATACAATGAAGGTCGATCTCAAGCACGACGATGTGATGTTCCGGGCGACAGGGTCGAAAGAGAATTTTTCCGGTTACCGCAAAGTATACGTGGAAGGCAATGCCAAAGAAAAAGACAACCTTCTGCCGGAAATGGCTGTCGGTGATACTGTGTTTTCGAAGGACATTGAACCGAATCAGCATTTTTCACAACCGCCGGCCCGTTATTCGGAAGCGACGCTCATCAAGGCTTTGGAGGAGAATGGTGTCGGAAGACCTTCGACTTACGCTCCTACGATCGAAACGATCCAGAAGCGCTACTACGTGAAAGTGACGGCAAAACGTTTCGAACCGACCGAACTGGGTACGATCGTCAACGGATTGATTTCCACCTATTTCCCGGATATCGTGAATATTTCCTTCACCGCCGGGATGGAAAAGGATCTTGACAGTGTCGAAGAGGGCAAGATGGAATGGGTCAATGTCGTCGATCGTTTTTATAAACCTTTTGCCGACGAGCTGTCGAAAGCGGAAGTAGAAATCGAAAAGATCGAGATCAAGGATGAACCCGCCGGATTCGATTGCGAATTATGCGGACATCCGATGGTCATCAAAATCGGCAGATTCGGGAAATTTTATGCGTGCAGCAATTTCCCGGAATGCCGGAACACAAAACCGATTGTGAAGAAAATCAACGTGACGTGCCCAGTGTGCCACAAAGGCGAGGTCATCGAACGGAAATCCAAAAAGAACCGGATATTCTATGGCTGCGATCGGTACCCAGAGTGCGAATTCATCTCATGGGACAAACCGATCGGCCGCGACTGCCCGATATGTCAACATTATCTTATTGAGAAGAAGGTCAAAGGCGGCATCCAAGTGAAATGCAGTCATTGTGAATACGAAGAAGACATACAGAAATAA
- the trmFO gene encoding FADH(2)-oxidizing methylenetetrahydrofolate--tRNA-(uracil(54)-C(5))-methyltransferase TrmFO → MTQKTVTVIGAGLAGSEAAFQIAEQGIHVDLYEMRPQKMTPAHHTSGFAELVCTNSLRANQVTNAAGLIKEEMRHLNSLIIKAADATALPAGGALAVDRDAFSAYVTKTLEDHPNITIHPDELTELPEGLTVVATGPLTSERLGQSIQNFIEMEGLYFYDAAAPVLEKDSIDMEKVYLKSRYDKGEAAYLNCPMTKEEFETFYRELIAAEVAPLKEFEEEKYFDGCMPFEVMASRGEKTLLFGPMKPVGLEDPKTGKIPYAVVQLRQDNAAGSLYNIVGFQTHLKWGEQKRILRLIPGLENVEIVRYGVMHRNTFLNSPKILRSTYQSQKRDDLFFAGQMTGVEGYVESAASGLLAGLNAARLAKGQECVVFPKETMIGAMSHYITNTDSKHFQPMNANFGIIEPLGGKKIRDKQLKNQMIADKALAALDEFVQTI, encoded by the coding sequence ATGACACAGAAAACAGTTACCGTAATCGGAGCCGGCCTGGCCGGAAGCGAGGCGGCTTTTCAAATAGCGGAGCAGGGCATCCACGTCGATCTCTATGAGATGAGACCCCAAAAGATGACGCCTGCCCACCATACTTCGGGTTTTGCGGAATTGGTCTGCACCAATTCACTGCGTGCGAACCAAGTCACGAATGCCGCAGGGTTGATAAAGGAAGAAATGCGCCATCTGAATTCCCTGATCATCAAAGCGGCCGATGCGACCGCGCTTCCGGCTGGGGGTGCTTTGGCTGTCGATCGCGACGCCTTTTCAGCATATGTGACGAAAACATTGGAGGACCATCCCAATATCACAATCCATCCGGATGAACTGACGGAATTGCCTGAAGGGCTCACGGTGGTAGCGACCGGCCCTCTGACTTCAGAACGATTAGGCCAATCGATCCAGAATTTCATCGAAATGGAAGGCTTGTACTTCTATGACGCCGCCGCACCGGTGCTTGAAAAAGACAGCATCGATATGGAAAAGGTTTACTTGAAGTCGCGTTACGACAAAGGTGAAGCTGCCTACCTGAACTGTCCGATGACAAAAGAGGAATTCGAAACTTTCTATCGCGAACTGATTGCGGCTGAAGTTGCCCCCCTGAAGGAATTCGAGGAGGAAAAATACTTCGATGGCTGCATGCCTTTCGAAGTGATGGCCTCAAGAGGCGAAAAAACGTTGCTGTTCGGGCCGATGAAACCGGTTGGGCTGGAAGATCCGAAGACCGGAAAGATACCGTACGCAGTTGTGCAGCTTCGTCAGGACAACGCTGCCGGATCCTTGTACAACATCGTCGGTTTCCAGACCCATCTGAAATGGGGCGAACAGAAGCGCATCCTGCGGCTGATTCCGGGTTTGGAAAATGTTGAGATCGTGCGTTACGGAGTCATGCACAGGAATACATTCCTGAACTCTCCGAAAATACTGCGCTCAACCTATCAGAGCCAAAAACGCGACGATCTGTTCTTTGCTGGCCAGATGACCGGGGTTGAAGGCTATGTCGAGAGTGCCGCAAGCGGCTTGTTGGCGGGTCTCAATGCCGCCAGGTTGGCGAAAGGACAGGAATGCGTTGTATTCCCGAAAGAGACGATGATCGGTGCGATGTCGCACTACATAACAAATACGGACAGCAAACATTTCCAACCGATGAATGCCAACTTCGGCATCATCGAACCGTTGGGCGGCAAGAAAATCCGCGATAAACAGCTCAAAAACCAAATGATAGCCGACAAAGCGTTGGCTGCTCTGGACGAATTCGTGCAAACGATTTAA
- the lepB gene encoding signal peptidase I, with translation MKVDKKMQDGLWDWVKAIIFALLLVIIIRFYVFIPLEVEGDSMSPTLAQGNYLLYETFSGIDRFDIIIFSNEDGETLIKRVIGLPGDSVAYSEDRLYLNGEPIEEPFLGTEKQQGMDVFTSDFDLLSLTGMATVPEGSYFVLGDNRVRSRDSRIFGFVAQADIAGKAAMVYYPLDDFGFIEN, from the coding sequence ATGAAAGTAGATAAAAAGATGCAGGATGGTCTCTGGGATTGGGTGAAGGCGATCATCTTTGCCTTGCTGCTGGTGATCATCATCCGTTTTTATGTGTTCATTCCGCTGGAAGTGGAAGGCGACTCCATGAGCCCCACGCTGGCACAAGGAAACTATCTCTTATATGAGACGTTTTCGGGCATTGACCGCTTTGACATCATCATCTTCAGCAATGAAGATGGCGAAACGCTGATTAAGCGGGTCATCGGATTGCCGGGCGACTCCGTTGCTTATAGCGAGGATCGCCTGTACCTGAATGGCGAACCCATTGAAGAACCGTTTCTGGGGACAGAGAAGCAACAGGGGATGGATGTTTTCACTTCGGATTTTGATTTGCTTTCCTTGACAGGAATGGCGACGGTCCCGGAAGGCAGCTATTTCGTGCTGGGGGACAACAGAGTGCGCAGCAGGGACAGCCGGATATTCGGCTTCGTCGCGCAGGCTGATATAGCCGGAAAAGCGGCAATGGTGTATTATCCGCTTGATGATTTTGGCTTTATCGAAAATTAA
- the dprA gene encoding DNA-processing protein DprA translates to MGMNRGDLVVRDKLIYHAMMGVCTPHFMKHLHLAWTENPFCSMEEIVHSYVPMSNESKQQKLKATLEAAYSKMPYKELSDLYRNKDIQILTILDKGYPSGWMNSYLPPIVVFCAGNIRLLEQPCLSVVGSRSPTAYGKAVLDEMIPPLVAEGVTLVSGLAKGIDQMVHSRAIGNGGATIGVIGTGLDVSYPRENASLQRKMMAEQLVISEYPLGAKPERFHFPMRNRLIANLSLATLVIEATEKSGSLITANLALQENRDVFAVPGNITSRLSVGTNQLIKAGAACVLSATDVLEEMKTQWD, encoded by the coding sequence ATGGGAATGAACCGTGGGGATCTGGTGGTCCGGGATAAGTTGATTTATCATGCAATGATGGGAGTGTGCACGCCGCATTTTATGAAGCACCTGCACTTGGCTTGGACGGAAAATCCGTTCTGTTCAATGGAGGAAATCGTACACAGTTATGTGCCGATGAGCAATGAAAGTAAACAGCAGAAATTAAAGGCAACGCTGGAGGCAGCGTACAGCAAGATGCCTTACAAAGAGCTTAGTGATCTGTATCGGAACAAGGATATCCAGATTTTGACCATCCTTGACAAAGGCTATCCGTCAGGCTGGATGAACAGTTATCTGCCTCCAATCGTGGTGTTCTGTGCGGGCAATATCCGTTTATTGGAGCAGCCTTGCTTGAGTGTTGTCGGCAGCCGAAGTCCCACCGCCTATGGGAAGGCGGTGTTGGACGAAATGATTCCGCCGTTGGTTGCGGAAGGCGTCACGCTGGTAAGCGGACTCGCCAAAGGAATCGATCAAATGGTTCATTCACGAGCGATCGGAAACGGCGGAGCCACGATCGGCGTCATCGGAACAGGGCTGGATGTCAGCTACCCAAGGGAAAATGCTTCCCTACAGCGGAAAATGATGGCAGAACAGCTCGTCATCAGTGAATATCCTTTAGGCGCGAAACCGGAACGGTTTCATTTTCCGATGCGCAATCGCCTGATCGCGAACCTTTCGCTGGCAACTTTAGTGATCGAGGCGACCGAAAAGAGCGGCAGCCTCATAACCGCGAATTTGGCGCTGCAGGAAAACAGGGATGTTTTTGCGGTCCCGGGAAATATTACCAGTCGGCTCAGTGTCGGCACCAACCAATTGATAAAGGCGGGTGCAGCCTGCGTTTTGAGCGCGACTGACGTGCTGGAAGAAATGAAAACGCAGTGGGACTGA
- the hslU gene encoding ATP-dependent protease ATPase subunit HslU produces the protein MKEQHNRTPREIVKELDRYIIGQDAAKKAIAVALRNRYRRQKLDADMQKEVTPKNILMIGPTGVGKTELARRLALLVEAPFVKVEATKFTEVGYVGRDVESMVRDLMENAIQIVEKQKRGDVYVKAYEEALQRLAKVMKPGAKKAKPKQEGMNDWQNMFKNLGMPLPESQEEEAEEVTAEIAKSRAEIIEQLRKGLLDKREVSIKVEEKQANPLGAGGNNEQMMMLQSAFESMTPKKKIQRTLLVEDAIEVLVQEETDKLVNKDDVSQEALKLAETNGIIFIDEIDKITSKSQNSGEVSREGVQRDILPIVEGSQVSTKYGAIQTDHILFIASGAFHVSKPSDLIPELQGRFPIRVELNDLTEDDFVRILTEPNNAMLKQYTALLATEDVDITFTQEAIRKMAVIATEVNQETDNIGARRLHTIMEKLLEDLLFEASEIPGTEITITEHYVDEKLEKIVENKDLRRYIL, from the coding sequence ATGAAGGAACAGCACAACAGAACACCCAGAGAAATCGTCAAGGAGCTTGACCGTTACATCATCGGCCAAGATGCGGCCAAAAAAGCGATTGCTGTCGCTTTGCGGAATCGCTACAGGAGGCAAAAGTTGGATGCCGACATGCAAAAGGAAGTGACTCCGAAAAACATTCTGATGATCGGCCCGACCGGAGTAGGGAAGACGGAGCTGGCGAGACGCTTGGCGTTGTTGGTCGAAGCACCCTTCGTTAAGGTCGAGGCCACCAAATTCACGGAAGTCGGCTATGTCGGCCGCGACGTCGAATCGATGGTCCGCGATCTGATGGAGAACGCCATCCAGATCGTCGAAAAGCAAAAGCGCGGCGATGTGTATGTCAAAGCCTATGAAGAGGCTTTGCAACGACTTGCCAAAGTCATGAAGCCAGGGGCCAAAAAGGCGAAGCCCAAACAGGAAGGCATGAATGACTGGCAAAACATGTTCAAAAACCTGGGGATGCCTCTGCCGGAAAGTCAGGAAGAGGAAGCCGAAGAAGTGACTGCCGAAATCGCCAAGAGCAGAGCGGAAATCATCGAGCAATTGCGTAAAGGGCTTCTGGACAAACGTGAAGTCTCCATAAAAGTGGAGGAAAAACAAGCCAATCCATTAGGCGCGGGCGGAAACAACGAACAAATGATGATGCTTCAGTCAGCCTTTGAATCCATGACGCCGAAAAAGAAAATCCAACGGACGCTTTTGGTCGAAGATGCCATTGAGGTACTCGTGCAGGAAGAGACCGACAAGCTGGTCAATAAAGACGATGTCTCGCAGGAGGCTTTGAAGTTGGCCGAAACCAACGGCATCATCTTCATTGATGAAATCGACAAAATCACCTCCAAATCACAAAACTCAGGCGAAGTTTCGCGGGAAGGCGTTCAACGGGATATCCTTCCGATTGTCGAAGGGAGCCAAGTTTCCACCAAGTATGGGGCCATCCAAACGGATCACATCCTCTTCATAGCGTCTGGGGCGTTCCACGTCTCCAAGCCGAGCGATCTGATCCCGGAACTGCAAGGTCGTTTCCCGATCCGCGTGGAATTGAATGACCTTACGGAAGATGATTTCGTCCGTATCCTTACTGAACCCAATAATGCGATGCTGAAACAATACACCGCACTGTTGGCAACGGAAGACGTCGACATCACCTTCACCCAGGAAGCCATCCGGAAAATGGCTGTCATCGCGACTGAAGTCAATCAGGAAACCGATAACATCGGCGCCAGAAGACTGCACACAATCATGGAAAAATTATTGGAGGACCTGTTGTTCGAAGCTTCCGAAATACCCGGGACAGAGATCACGATAACGGAACATTACGTGGATGAAAAACTTGAGAAAATTGTAGAGAACAAAGATTTAAGAAGATATATCCTTTAA